Proteins encoded by one window of Bactrocera oleae isolate idBacOlea1 chromosome 4, idBacOlea1, whole genome shotgun sequence:
- the Dark gene encoding uncharacterized protein Dark, which produces MTTCSSFNDEVTLGDHYALDIIKGHFLRDFDVRDVLASLQDIFSKPEQQYINAHLQYDNECTQNVITDSQDVLGVEKASRLFAVLRNKGYEQIHKFMEALSSDYLWLVSHFDNVNKVDYTDYVDLVHSLHSKVSLKYDDYNVHRSMPFRKLRNALLTMPMQGRVILVSDFGYGKKWLAVDVFTDFDVAKAMNFQIHWIDMGECTSALDDLRMLRYLKLLLTQSTRSPSPAGYGSLERPDQNTNTFKNSIEENKHLVSQELKKNANKKCLVVLVNVRNTHALEVFDLPCKLLVLTRSKKVSDAFAKKRSTTIRLTYGLTRAEFYMLFEKYLGQKNLLEEFMYSIYAHSNEHPYLLSLIGQSLRQNLANWQDWIDKLRESTFVDDKFNAAIEKSLDSLEPELRRTFTITFSCFPHAIYVPQKLIAALWPADKCEKDLEKLYRHGFLEKFISPHDEICYKQLFVYGKTKRNNEVTAADIMDMHKKLLNYYHLVEDLATRSEVLPFERDIHDFYFFSCIGYHLNKSGLTGYFRQLYLDFGFLEQKIRKVDLLSTIADLETYEQYIAPDLEARKIFRALLKFLPNIEKTLQESSNTTLLQCAFMEDGLVGIEARVQAAAFPNFAWFEHHGCIHQRQNIVPLPSTPKKVLLLDQERALIALYESSAILLININFDWNTYSVKLKDPMRGKSNVVDIRFFRDKNSCILLALYDNGNMNVWCLPGDCSMYRRRSHSFARPAEKEIECRNFIPIDYLLKPISAFDFSYGVNTNPSNLYLAYETGEIRFIEWNSENKTFQPAPYESLKTGMIDICMLRIAFNRNYIVCNKVGDICIFDVLDYSHPRGIESFKHLIETIELSRNKLLLICRRCIVQFNSRSINETGATNYLLQERDLAANDADNAINCAKLLHINGHKHILLGTKKGLIMFDIETRTKVLTTNVNENITCVDIQLLDVVKNKYIVACGSNAHKFLNLFALRTDADGRPLLSWSGGAKTLGSKHANLDLQMPPYVSLKGGKLYTVQYECDAATLLAVDSLNQLHKIDASGSTRVYATAPDIITAITQYGKKSFVGCANGALVDLNLYATAPAAMQTLFNEQPIEFLQLLNEHTLIAKSDNELVVFTNLNYGVCKRFPMLSNKVVRCFRRTTGQILIVFTSRAFWILDECANLIYNYIPKTPGSIGGCDFQNNQLFTVTENYKIEVFDLAESLGPKQPNMSYNVGDMFGGARVSCVAVSRKANLIAVACYKMDYNGENDISIHIYDCQLHAKRIDLLYTLKGHNLRINSMRFSPNACVLVSCAEQLCWWSMHMAACKLNNAMADTTTNRRSGRTRFPSDSEDEEALEEHLTAGKLARILEDVSLLARNDTRPPTDVTPVDDVVDFTMAAGAVDAVWKTKCGPTSNCELLACIKFNGSEAQQFFANEAFTKFQTIDNGGSYYVLTLHDFNAPMETRTDEETSYIDAAVDVVT; this is translated from the exons ATGACCACATGCAGTTCTTTCAATGATGAAGTTACACTTGGCGACCATTATGCGTTGGACATTATTAAGGGACATTTTCTGCGAGACTTTGATGTGAGAGACGTCTTGGCAAGTTTGCAAGACATCTTTAGCAAACCCGAACAACAATATATAAACGCG CACCTTCAATACGATAACGAGTGTACGCAAAATGTCATCACCGATAGTCAAGATGTGCTCGGTGTGGAGAAAGCTTCACGCCTATTTGCTGTGTTGCGCAATAAGGGTTATGaacaaatacacaaatttaTGGAAGCTTTGAGTAGTGATTATTTATGGCTCGTGAGTCATTTCGACAATGTGAATAAAGTGGATTATACTGATTATGTGGATTTAGTACACTCTCTGCATTCAAAAGTTAGCCTTAAGTATGACGATTATAATGTACATCGTTCAATGCCG TTTCGAAAACTACGCAATGCTTTACTTACCATGCCAATGCAAGGTCGTGTGATATTAGTTAGTGACTTCGGTTATGGTAAAAAATGGCTCGCAGTCGACGTTTTTACTGATTTTGACGTTGCCAAAGCaatgaattttcaaattcacTGGATCGATATGGGCGAGTGCACTAGCGCATTGGATGATTTACGTATGTTACGTTACCTAAAACTTTTGCTAACTCAATCAACACGTTCCCCTTCACCGGCCGGTTATGGTTCATTAGAACGTCCGGatcaaaatacaaatacatttaaaaattcaatagaaGAAAATAAACATCTAGTAAGTCAAGAGCTTAAAAAGAATGCGAATAAAAAGTGCCTTGTCGTATTGGTGAATGTACGAAATACGCATGCGTTGGAGGTCTTCGACTTGCCATGCAAATTACTTGTGCTTACACGCAGTAAGAAGGTTAGCGATGCGTTTGCGAAAAAACGTAGCACAACAATACGTTTGACATACGGTCTGACACGCGCAGAGTTTTATATGCTCTTTGAGAAGTATTTAGGTCAAAAGAATTTGTTGGAAGAATTTATGTATTCGATTTATGCGCATAGTAATGAACATCCTTACTTGCTCAGCTTGATCGGGCAGAGCTTACGACAAAATTTAGCTAATTGGCAGGATTGGATCGATAAATTGCGGGAATCAAC ATTTGTTGATGATAAATTCAATGCAGCAATTGAAAAGAgcttggacagcttagaaccGGAGTTGAGAAGAACATTCACTATAACATTCAGTTGCTTTCCGCATGCCATCTATGTGCCACAAAAG TTGATCGCTGCGCTCTGGCCTGCGGATAAGTGTGAGAAAGACTTGGAGAAGTTATATCGACATGGTTTTCTGGAAAAGTTTATTTCACCACATGATGAGATCTGCTATAAGCAACTCTTTGTCTATGGCAAAACAAAGCGCAACAATGAAGTGACGGCGGCTGATATAATGGATATGCATAAAAAGCTACTTAATTATTATCA tcTAGTTGAAGATTTAGCGACGCGCAGCGAAGTATTGCCATTTGAGCGTGATATACACGACTTCTACTTTTTCTCTTGTATCGGTTATCATCTTAATAAGTCTGGACTCACTGGCTATTTTCGTCAGCTCTATTTGGATTTTGGTTTTCTCGAGCAAAAAATACGCAAAGTCGACTTGTTGAGCACCATTGCCGATCTAGAAACTTATGAGCAGTATATTG CTCCTGATTTGGAGGCACGCAAAATATTTCGTGCGTTACTCAAATTTTTACCCAATATCGAAAAGACATTGCAGGAATCAAGCAACACTACACTTTTGCAATGCGCATTCATGGAGGATGGTTTGGTGGGCATTGAGGCGCGCGTACAAGCGGCCGCTTTTCCAAATTTTGCTTGGTTTGAACATCA CGGCTGTATTCATCAACGTCAGAATATTGTACCACTACCAAGTACACCGAAAAAAGTCTTACTACTCGATCAAGAACGTGCTTTAATTGCTTTATATGAAAGTTCAGCAATCTTGCTAATCAACATAAATTTTGATTGGAATACATATTCAGTGAAACTTAAGGATCCGATGCGAGGAAAATCCAACGTGGTTGATATACGTTTTTTCCGCGACAAGAATTCATGTATTTTATTAGCATTGTATGATAATGGCAATATGAATGTTTGGTGTCTACCGGGTGATTGCAGTATGTATCGACGCAGG TCTCATTCATTTGCGCGTCCAGCTGAAAAAGAAATTGAATGTCGGAATTTTATACCAATTGATTACTTGCTTAAACCGATATCCGCTTTCGATTTTTCCTACGGTGTTAACACTAATCCGTCCAATTTATATTTGGCTTATGAAACCGGTGAAATTAGATTTATCGAGTGGAATAGCGAAAATAAAACCTTCCAGCCAGCACCATATGAGTCTTTGAAAACCGGCATGATCGATATATGTATGCTACGTATCGCCTTCAATCGTAATTATATAGTGTGCAACAAAGTGGGTGACATATGCATTTTCGATGTGTTGGACTACTCCCATCCGCGTGGCATCGAATCGTTTAAACATTTAATCGAAACAATCGAATTAAGCCGCAATAAgttgctgctaatttgtcgcCGTTGTATTGTACAGTTTAACAGCAGATCTATAAATGAAACCGGCGCGACAAACTACCTGCTGCAAGAGCGTGATCTAGCAGCCAATGATGCGGATAATGCCATCAATTGCGCCAAACTATTGCACATCAATGGACATAAGCATATACTTTTGGGTACCAAGAAGGGTCTCATAATGTTTGACATCGAAACGCGTACAAAAGTGTTGACGACAAATGTTAACGAGAATATCACTTGTGTTGATATACAGCTATTGGATGTGGTTAAGAACAAATACATAGTGGCGTGTGGCTCCAACGCGCATAAGTTCTTGAATTTGTTTGCGTTGCGCACCGATGCCGACGGCAGACCTCTGCTCAGCTGGTCAGGTGGTGCAAAAACATTAGGGTCGAAGCACGCTAACTTGGACTTGCAGATGCCACCATATGTGTCGCTGAAGGGCGGCAAATTATATACGGTGCAATATGAGTGTGATGCAGCGACGCTGCTGGCGGTCGATTCTCTGAATCAG ttACATAAAATTGATGCTAGCGGTAGTACGCGTGTATACGCAACAGCGCCAGACATTATCACTGCTATTACACAGTATGGCAAAAAGTCGTTTGTTGGTTGCGCGAATGGTGCGCTTGTCGATTTGAATTTGTATGCAACTGCGCCAGCAGCTATGCAAACGTTGTTTAATGAGCAGCCGATTGAGTTTTTACAGTTGCTCAATGAACATACACTGATTGCCAAGAGTGACAATGAGCTTGTAGTTTTTACAAATTTGAATTATGGTGTATGTAAGCGTTTTCCAATGCTCTCCAATAAAGTGGTGCGTTGTTTTCGTAGAACAACTGGACAAATACTTATAGTTTTTACAAGTCGTGCATTTTGG attttGGACGAGTGTGccaatttaatatacaattacattcCGAAAACACCTGGTAGTATTGGTGGTTGCGATTTCCAgaataaccaactttttactGTAACTGAAAACTATAAAATCGAA gtTTTCGATCTTGCCGAGTCGCTTGGTCCCAAACAGCCGAACATGAGCTACAACGTCGGTGATATGTTCGGCGGCGCACGAGTCAGTTGTGTAGCGGTGTCGCGAAAAGCCAATTTAATCGCTGTTGCATGCTATAAAATGGACTACAATGGAGAGAATGACATAAGCATACAT ATTTACGATTGCCAACTACACGCCAAACGCATCGATTTACTCTACACCCTTAAAGGTCACAATCTGCGCATCAATAGTATGCGTTTCTCACCCAACGCCTGTGTGCTAGTCAGTTGTGCTGAGCAGTTATGCTGGTGGAGCATGCACATGGCGGCTTGTAAGCTGAACAATGCTATGGCagacacaacaacaaatcgaCGTAGCGGTCGTACACGTTTTCCCTCCGACAGTGAAGACGAGGAAGCGCTGGAAGAGCACTTAACCGCCGGTAAACTTGCAAGAATTTTGGAAGATGTTTCATTGCTAGCGCGTAATGATACACGGCCGCCAACAGATGTCACACCTGTCGATGATGTTGTTGATTTCACAATGGCGGCCGGCGCTGTTGATGCTGTTTGGAAGACCAAGTGTGGACCAACAAGCAATTGTGAATTGTTGGCTTGTATCAAATTTAATGGCAGTGAGGCGCAACAGTTTTTCGCCAATGAAGCGTTCACGAAATTCCAGACAATCGACAATGGTGGCAGTTACTATGTGTTAACATTGCATGATTTCAACGCGCCAATGGAAACGAGAACTGACGAAGAAACTTCATATATTGATGCAGCTGTTGATGTAGTCACCTGA